In one bacterium genomic region, the following are encoded:
- a CDS encoding glycosyltransferase, giving the protein MTGSGGARRPRVLMFVLNELIYDARVLKEATTLAADHEVLLVGVWRRRFELDQAGAAAAWPFAARWIDLAWTARLPRNIPGYLARYGRIYRELRRIGVAFRPDVVHAHELGALPIGRAIRKATGARLLYDAHELYRDTAHGGAWYWRGLGAIETRIMKSCDAIVACNADRARIMAEEYGAPFRPTVIENMPLRQEYAPSTLLAERVGARERGLTKLVLYQGVIMTGRGLELLPRALAKLPPHIGFVLVGGGAPGYRAELEAVAAAAGVADRFFVLPPVPQQELFPYTCSADAGIVTYRNTCRNNYYCAPNKLYEYAAAGLPMIGSDMPPIRAFLAEHEVGEVFAEDDPASLAAAVGAVCADAEAHARYRANCFAAAGHLHWDAAAALTLKELYGRLLEPKDRK; this is encoded by the coding sequence ATGACCGGGTCCGGCGGGGCGCGGCGCCCGCGGGTGCTGATGTTCGTGCTGAACGAGCTGATCTACGACGCGCGCGTGCTGAAGGAGGCCACCACCCTCGCGGCGGACCACGAGGTGCTGCTGGTGGGCGTGTGGCGGCGCCGCTTCGAGCTGGACCAGGCCGGGGCCGCCGCGGCCTGGCCGTTCGCGGCGCGCTGGATCGATCTCGCCTGGACCGCGCGCCTGCCCCGCAACATCCCGGGCTACCTGGCCCGCTACGGCCGCATCTACCGCGAGCTGCGTCGGATCGGCGTGGCGTTCCGGCCGGACGTCGTGCATGCCCACGAACTCGGGGCGCTGCCCATCGGGCGGGCGATCCGGAAGGCCACGGGGGCGCGGCTCCTGTACGACGCCCACGAACTCTATCGCGACACCGCCCACGGCGGGGCCTGGTACTGGCGCGGCCTGGGCGCCATCGAGACCCGCATCATGAAGAGCTGCGACGCCATCGTGGCCTGCAACGCCGACCGGGCCCGGATCATGGCGGAGGAGTACGGCGCGCCCTTCCGGCCGACGGTCATCGAGAACATGCCCCTGCGGCAGGAGTACGCGCCATCGACCCTGCTGGCCGAGCGGGTCGGCGCCCGGGAGCGGGGCCTGACGAAGCTCGTGCTCTACCAGGGCGTGATCATGACCGGCCGCGGCCTCGAACTGCTGCCCCGGGCCCTGGCGAAGCTGCCGCCGCACATCGGATTCGTGCTGGTCGGCGGCGGGGCGCCGGGTTACCGTGCGGAACTGGAGGCCGTGGCGGCGGCGGCGGGCGTCGCCGACCGCTTCTTCGTGCTGCCGCCGGTGCCCCAGCAGGAGCTGTTCCCGTACACGTGCTCGGCCGACGCCGGCATCGTCACCTACCGGAACACCTGCCGGAACAACTACTACTGCGCGCCCAACAAGCTCTACGAGTACGCGGCGGCCGGACTGCCGATGATCGGCAGCGACATGCCGCCGATCCGGGCGTTCCTCGCCGAACACGAGGTGGGCGAGGTCTTCGCCGAGGACGATCCCGCGTCGCTGGCGGCGGCCGTGGGCGCCGTGTGCGCCGACGCGGAGGCCCACGCGCGCTACCGCGCCAACTGCTTCGCCGCGGCCGGACACTTGCACTGGGACGCCGCGGCGGCCCTGACCCTGAAGGAACTCTACGGGCGACTGCTCGAGCCGAAGGACCGGAAGTGA
- a CDS encoding class I SAM-dependent methyltransferase, with protein MNDNINTREYWDERFGSGDWDDKRGRAHSRAYARTFIDHWHIPAGFDGTVLDFGCALGDAIPLYRAALPGARFVGVDHSGDAVAKCRARYGEVAEFAQGDHTNLPPADIIVTSHTMEHVSDDQDVVRALRERCRVLYVVVPYREHPLKKEHLRAYDEGTYDAIGPDARAVYPAFPFWTWEIFRDHRLKNLVRPLLGRRRVPVPMAIMYRFGSHD; from the coding sequence GTGAACGACAACATCAACACGCGCGAATACTGGGACGAGCGCTTCGGCTCGGGCGACTGGGACGACAAGCGGGGCCGGGCCCATTCCCGGGCCTACGCCCGCACCTTCATCGACCACTGGCACATCCCGGCCGGCTTCGACGGCACGGTCCTGGACTTCGGCTGCGCCCTCGGCGATGCGATCCCGCTGTACCGCGCGGCCCTGCCCGGGGCGCGTTTCGTGGGCGTCGATCATTCGGGCGACGCGGTGGCCAAGTGCCGCGCCCGCTACGGCGAGGTGGCCGAGTTCGCCCAGGGCGACCACACGAACCTGCCCCCGGCCGACATCATCGTCACCTCCCACACCATGGAGCACGTGAGCGACGACCAGGACGTGGTCCGCGCCCTGCGCGAGCGCTGCCGGGTGCTGTACGTGGTGGTGCCCTACCGGGAGCATCCGCTCAAGAAGGAGCACCTGCGGGCCTACGACGAGGGGACGTACGACGCCATCGGTCCGGACGCGCGCGCGGTGTACCCGGCGTTCCCCTTCTGGACCTGGGAGATCTTCCGCGACCACCGCCTGAAGAACCTGGTGCGTCCCCTGCTCGGGCGCCGGCGGGTGCCGGTGCCCATGGCCATCATGTACCGCTTCGGCTCCCATGACTGA
- a CDS encoding oligosaccharide flippase family protein, with protein sequence MTDDGKAAGGGRRGTGAAGALLRYAPSRFAEPALSLLALPVLTRTLGTEGYGVLAVVLLSAGMVRNVFMEWVSTSALRFRTPMAGDLDRFHTNLAASLLLAGAAAVLLLVPLRGVLVDTRLAVVGLYFWWVLADAAVSAGALTGEAVLRATHRPVAFTVSRGLQAASRHLLALAGLLILARGIDSYMAFRVAGLALVGLWSWRTIGAFGHLRPARFSWATQRELLVFGLPLAVSLLTNTLRMMGNQYVVLWIEGPEGNGLFAAAANIGIAPVRIFQQIVMLGLYPLAIDAWERQESIGPIVRDGLRYYLLGAVPALAGIALLARPILGTVAGAEFAPAAPVLVLLSISMFAYGLSQYFSMLLMVRKETTRLAVIGLVAGGLNLGLSAVLVARYGYVAAAAAAVVANVLLLAATMVWGLRPSRETVPYGLAGRVALATAIMAAAVLLVGRLSALDGVPGLVAGVATGVVAYGAAIVALGELRGEWRAARRRWAQLRGRDA encoded by the coding sequence ATGACTGACGACGGCAAGGCAGCGGGCGGCGGGCGGCGCGGCACGGGGGCGGCGGGCGCCCTGCTGCGGTACGCGCCGTCGCGGTTCGCGGAACCCGCCCTGTCGCTGCTCGCCCTGCCGGTGCTGACCCGCACCCTCGGCACCGAGGGCTACGGCGTGCTGGCGGTGGTGCTGCTCTCGGCCGGCATGGTGCGGAACGTCTTCATGGAGTGGGTCTCGACCAGCGCGCTCCGCTTCCGCACGCCCATGGCGGGCGACCTCGACCGCTTTCACACCAACCTCGCGGCGAGCCTGCTGCTCGCCGGCGCGGCCGCGGTGCTGCTCCTCGTGCCTCTGCGCGGAGTGCTCGTCGATACGCGCCTCGCCGTGGTCGGCCTCTACTTCTGGTGGGTGCTGGCCGACGCCGCGGTCTCGGCCGGGGCGCTCACCGGCGAGGCGGTGCTGCGGGCGACACACCGGCCCGTGGCCTTCACGGTGTCGCGCGGACTGCAGGCGGCGTCGCGCCACCTGCTGGCCCTGGCCGGCCTGCTGATCCTGGCCCGGGGGATCGACTCCTACATGGCGTTCCGGGTGGCGGGGCTGGCCCTGGTGGGGCTGTGGTCGTGGCGCACCATCGGCGCCTTCGGGCACCTGCGGCCGGCGCGCTTCTCCTGGGCCACCCAGCGCGAACTGCTCGTCTTCGGCCTGCCGCTGGCGGTGTCGCTGCTGACCAACACCCTGCGCATGATGGGCAACCAGTACGTGGTGCTCTGGATCGAGGGGCCCGAGGGCAACGGCCTGTTCGCCGCGGCGGCCAACATCGGCATCGCGCCGGTGCGGATCTTCCAGCAGATCGTCATGCTCGGACTGTACCCGCTGGCCATCGACGCCTGGGAACGGCAGGAGTCCATCGGGCCCATCGTCCGCGACGGACTGCGCTACTACCTGCTCGGTGCGGTGCCGGCCCTGGCGGGCATCGCGCTGCTGGCCCGTCCCATCCTGGGCACGGTGGCGGGCGCCGAGTTCGCTCCGGCGGCCCCGGTGCTCGTGCTGCTCTCGATCTCCATGTTCGCCTACGGGTTGAGCCAGTACTTCTCCATGCTGCTGATGGTGCGCAAGGAGACCACGCGACTGGCCGTGATCGGGCTGGTGGCGGGGGGCCTGAACCTGGGCCTTTCGGCGGTGCTCGTGGCGCGCTACGGTTACGTGGCGGCGGCCGCGGCGGCGGTGGTGGCCAACGTGCTGCTGCTGGCCGCGACCATGGTGTGGGGGCTGCGCCCCTCGCGCGAGACCGTGCCCTACGGCCTGGCCGGACGGGTGGCCCTGGCCACGGCGATCATGGCCGCCGCGGTGCTCCTGGTCGGCCGGTTGTCGGCGCTCGACGGGGTGCCGGGTCTGGTGGCCGGTGTGGCGACGGGGGTCGTGGCGTACGGCGCGGCGATCGTCGCGCTGGGCGAACTGCGGGGCGAGTGGCGGGCGGCGCGACGGCGCTGGGCCCAGCTCAGGGGGCGCGACGCGTGA
- a CDS encoding O-antigen ligase family protein codes for MAFLIVFLLLAGGTLVYLRQYPLVQRDVLLLGFSFSLVFFLSRFNGLATVWIDRFPLAGLHLYLLALLAVLLVVRGLDGRPLSRSLALPLPFLGFYAVLTLLSGVVNGGLDGVPGAVQVIVITLTPPLLAWVLVELVRAPAREPAALRRQFILPLGVVTPSIMVVSALLPGLFRNLLGWGLTNDFGGFEGFVRGWSPLGSTILTGCLVIAAAGFALHEAVVRRSGLHRFIVAVSVASLLFTASRAVMIFLVIFNVLYWGLVRRWGDFRRVAGLPAVILLVIVGWSVVTGQVSFGRFLKTADQSTSRRAESALAAIELGRERPLVGHGPGRVYTEIRTTWVKASPLDARIMEKPIGMHISAMEPHNMYLWLWAEHGLLAGAAFVLALVAPLVSLWRLDPRGDPEAASARAVYVALLAGFLVVFLTSSWLLLTPQFACFYWLFVFTGLHAAARVRGEDGA; via the coding sequence TTGGCGTTCCTGATCGTCTTCCTGCTGCTGGCCGGGGGCACGCTCGTGTACCTGCGGCAGTACCCGCTCGTGCAGCGGGACGTCCTGCTGCTCGGCTTCAGCTTCAGCCTCGTGTTCTTCCTCTCGCGCTTCAACGGCCTGGCCACGGTGTGGATCGACCGCTTCCCCCTGGCGGGGCTGCACCTGTACCTGCTGGCGCTGCTCGCGGTGCTGCTGGTGGTGCGGGGCCTCGACGGACGCCCGCTCTCCCGCAGCCTCGCCCTGCCGTTGCCCTTCCTCGGCTTCTACGCCGTACTGACCCTGCTGAGCGGCGTGGTCAACGGCGGTCTGGACGGCGTGCCGGGCGCCGTGCAGGTCATCGTGATCACCCTGACGCCGCCGCTGCTGGCGTGGGTGCTGGTGGAGCTGGTGCGGGCGCCGGCGCGGGAGCCGGCGGCACTGCGGCGGCAGTTCATCCTGCCCCTGGGGGTGGTCACGCCTTCGATCATGGTCGTCTCGGCCCTGCTGCCCGGCCTGTTCCGCAACCTGCTGGGTTGGGGACTGACCAACGACTTCGGCGGCTTCGAGGGCTTCGTGCGCGGCTGGTCGCCGCTGGGCAGCACGATCCTCACGGGCTGCCTCGTGATCGCGGCCGCCGGCTTCGCCCTGCACGAGGCCGTGGTGCGGCGCAGCGGCCTGCACCGGTTCATCGTGGCGGTGTCGGTGGCGTCGCTGCTGTTCACGGCGTCGCGGGCGGTGATGATCTTCCTGGTGATCTTCAACGTGCTCTACTGGGGGCTGGTGCGGCGCTGGGGCGACTTCCGGCGGGTGGCCGGGCTGCCGGCGGTGATCCTGCTGGTCATCGTGGGCTGGTCGGTGGTGACGGGACAGGTCAGCTTCGGCCGCTTCCTGAAGACGGCCGACCAGAGCACGAGCCGGCGCGCCGAGAGCGCCCTGGCGGCCATCGAACTGGGGCGCGAGCGGCCCCTCGTCGGGCACGGGCCGGGGCGGGTCTACACCGAGATCCGGACCACGTGGGTCAAGGCTTCGCCCCTCGACGCGCGCATCATGGAGAAGCCCATCGGCATGCACATCTCGGCCATGGAGCCCCACAACATGTACCTGTGGCTGTGGGCCGAGCACGGCCTGCTCGCCGGTGCGGCCTTCGTGCTGGCCCTGGTGGCGCCGCTGGTGTCGCTGTGGCGCCTGGACCCGCGGGGCGATCCGGAGGCGGCCTCGGCGCGGGCGGTGTACGTGGCGCTGCTGGCCGGGTTCCTCGTGGTGTTCCTGACCTCGAGCTGGCTTCTGCTCACGCCCCAGTTCGCCTGCTTCTACTGGCTGTTCGTCTTCACCGGCCTGCATGCGGCGGCCCGGGTGCGGGGGGAGGACGGCGCATGA
- a CDS encoding alginate lyase family protein: MNPGTLLTTVAEYGPGWAVWRAAYAAALRSGFLRRLPAGEDALASVAAKLGADDPSGDWLGELWRREGGRFFLPEASTAAALPAAWRDDLVARADRIVSGHYPFFGGERSDGPPPDWHQGVSQTEPWPRDVHWTRIGDLTTRRGDIKFVWELSRFGFAFTLGRAFLATGDERYAESFWQLTADWQQANPWQLGPQWRCGQETSLRALAWLCGLYALRDARASTPARQGRLIAHLRQHGRHIAAVNWYAVHCVKNNHAISEAVALRTLGVLLPFLPEAARWRRDGRRSLARELDWQVAADGTYVQNSNNYARLVAQLLSWDMRLEQAAGGAVPPTVADPARRLLGQLRAQLAGRGGELPNYGPNDGTLLLPWSGCAYRDFRPALHALDRVLGGEGLAAAGADAPAPWREEAFWFGADDLAPTGATPDATATPSVRVFPDGGLTVLRGDRTMALFRCGEQRHRPVEADMLHVDFWARGTNLLLDPGTCGYNLPAHLRGYFAGTAAHNTITIDGADQMRRGDRFLWHEWVHGESVPVEAGPGEVAAAGRHRAYLPFRHHRTVRLRGQALIVFDDVQGGDREAEIRLHWLVADLPLADVPDADLAFTLPDGSTWALRVWGGSCQRRDQVRARGDLPRGLWSPNYAEMAPAWSLAVTASGSGADFLTWVGPAGDLAAFAASLAAAEPDGAETDAS; the protein is encoded by the coding sequence ATGAATCCCGGCACCCTGCTGACGACGGTGGCCGAGTACGGCCCGGGCTGGGCGGTGTGGCGCGCGGCCTACGCGGCGGCGCTGCGGTCGGGATTCCTGCGCCGGCTGCCCGCGGGCGAGGACGCCCTGGCGAGCGTGGCCGCGAAGCTCGGCGCCGACGACCCGAGCGGAGACTGGCTGGGCGAACTCTGGCGGCGCGAGGGCGGGAGATTCTTCCTCCCGGAGGCGTCGACCGCGGCGGCGTTGCCCGCAGCCTGGCGCGACGACCTCGTCGCCCGCGCCGACCGCATCGTGTCCGGCCACTACCCGTTCTTCGGGGGCGAGCGGAGCGACGGACCGCCGCCCGACTGGCACCAGGGCGTGTCGCAGACGGAGCCCTGGCCGCGCGACGTGCACTGGACCCGCATCGGCGACCTCACGACGCGCCGGGGCGACATCAAGTTCGTGTGGGAGCTGTCGCGCTTCGGTTTCGCCTTCACCCTGGGCCGCGCCTTCCTGGCCACCGGCGACGAGCGCTACGCCGAGTCCTTCTGGCAGCTCACGGCCGACTGGCAACAGGCGAACCCGTGGCAGCTCGGTCCGCAGTGGCGCTGCGGGCAGGAGACGTCGCTGCGGGCCCTGGCCTGGCTCTGCGGCCTTTATGCGCTGCGCGACGCCCGGGCCTCGACGCCGGCGCGGCAGGGCCGGCTGATCGCCCACCTGCGCCAGCACGGGCGGCACATCGCGGCGGTGAACTGGTACGCGGTGCACTGCGTGAAGAACAACCACGCCATCAGTGAGGCGGTGGCGCTGCGCACCCTGGGTGTGCTGCTGCCGTTCCTGCCGGAGGCGGCGCGCTGGCGCCGCGACGGCCGCCGGAGCCTGGCGCGCGAGCTGGACTGGCAGGTGGCCGCCGACGGCACCTACGTCCAGAATTCGAACAACTACGCGCGGCTGGTCGCGCAGCTGCTGAGCTGGGACATGCGTCTGGAGCAGGCGGCTGGGGGGGCGGTACCGCCGACGGTGGCCGATCCGGCGCGGCGGCTGCTCGGGCAGCTGCGCGCCCAGCTGGCCGGCCGCGGCGGCGAGCTGCCCAACTACGGTCCCAACGACGGCACGCTGCTGCTGCCCTGGTCCGGCTGCGCCTACCGCGACTTCCGTCCGGCCCTGCACGCCCTGGACCGCGTGCTCGGGGGCGAGGGGCTGGCCGCAGCGGGTGCCGACGCGCCCGCGCCCTGGCGCGAGGAGGCGTTCTGGTTCGGCGCCGACGATCTGGCGCCGACAGGCGCGACACCCGACGCGACCGCGACGCCTTCGGTGCGGGTCTTCCCCGACGGCGGCCTGACGGTGCTGCGCGGCGACCGCACCATGGCCCTGTTCCGCTGCGGCGAGCAGCGGCACCGGCCGGTCGAGGCCGACATGCTGCACGTGGACTTCTGGGCCCGCGGCACGAACCTGCTGCTGGATCCGGGCACCTGCGGCTACAATCTGCCGGCGCACCTGCGCGGGTACTTCGCCGGCACGGCCGCCCACAACACGATCACCATCGACGGGGCCGACCAGATGCGGCGCGGCGACCGCTTCCTGTGGCACGAATGGGTGCACGGCGAGAGCGTGCCGGTGGAGGCCGGACCGGGCGAGGTCGCCGCTGCGGGGAGGCATCGGGCCTATCTCCCGTTCCGGCATCACCGCACCGTGCGGCTGCGGGGGCAGGCGTTGATCGTGTTCGACGACGTCCAGGGGGGCGACCGGGAGGCCGAGATCCGGCTGCACTGGCTCGTGGCCGACCTGCCCCTGGCCGACGTGCCGGACGCGGACCTCGCCTTCACCCTGCCCGACGGCTCGACCTGGGCCCTGCGGGTGTGGGGCGGTTCCTGCCAGCGGCGCGACCAGGTGCGGGCGCGGGGCGACCTGCCGCGGGGCCTGTGGTCGCCGAACTACGCGGAGATGGCGCCGGCCTGGTCGCTGGCCGTGACGGCGTCGGGCTCGGGCGCGGATTTCCTGACCTGGGTGGGCCCGGCCGGGGACCTGGCCGCCTTCGCCGCCTCCCTGGCGGCGGCGGAGCCCGACGGAGCGGAGACGGACGCCTCATGA
- a CDS encoding glycosyltransferase family 4 protein, whose product MKIAVIHQYYLLPGASGGSRFNEMTAQWAAAGCEVTVIAGTVDYATGQAPARYRRRLVTEERDGDVRVLRCHVPTTYARGYLGRMWAFLGFIFSSTAAVPRLGAVDVVVATSPPLVTAIPGWLASRRRGRRPQWIFEVRDLWPESAVTTGVLREKALLTRLLYRLEAWAYRRADHVSVLTPAFARDIADRGLAPAEKITLLPNGADLDLFQPGPRDNAARRELGWGDRFVVMYAGAHGKANALHQLVGAAELLADRPDILIACVGDGPERAGLAEQAARAGLTNIVFHGAVPKARMPGIVNACDVGAAVLQDNPTFRTVYPNKVFDYMACRRPVLLAIDGVAREMVCDQARAGVFARPEDPAALAAAIRALADDPQACAAYGARGSEWVRAHASRRGVGERYLELMRRLAGTP is encoded by the coding sequence ATGAAGATCGCGGTGATTCACCAGTACTACCTGCTGCCCGGCGCGTCGGGCGGCTCGCGTTTCAACGAGATGACCGCCCAGTGGGCGGCCGCGGGCTGCGAGGTGACGGTGATCGCCGGCACCGTGGACTACGCCACCGGCCAGGCGCCCGCGCGCTACCGCCGCCGCCTGGTGACCGAGGAGCGCGACGGCGACGTGCGCGTGCTGCGCTGCCACGTGCCGACCACCTACGCCAGGGGGTATCTCGGCCGCATGTGGGCCTTCCTGGGCTTCATCTTCTCGTCGACGGCCGCGGTGCCGCGCCTCGGCGCCGTCGACGTGGTCGTCGCGACCTCGCCGCCCCTGGTGACGGCGATCCCCGGCTGGCTGGCCTCGCGCCGGCGGGGCCGGCGCCCGCAGTGGATCTTCGAGGTGCGCGACCTGTGGCCCGAGAGCGCGGTCACGACCGGCGTGCTGCGCGAGAAGGCCCTGCTGACCCGCCTGCTCTACCGACTCGAGGCCTGGGCCTACCGCAGGGCCGATCACGTCTCGGTGCTGACGCCGGCCTTCGCCCGGGACATCGCCGACCGCGGCCTCGCACCGGCGGAGAAGATCACGCTGCTGCCCAACGGCGCCGACCTCGACCTGTTCCAGCCCGGCCCGCGGGACAACGCCGCGCGCCGCGAGCTGGGTTGGGGCGACCGCTTCGTCGTCATGTACGCCGGCGCCCACGGCAAGGCCAATGCCCTGCACCAGCTGGTCGGGGCCGCCGAACTGCTGGCCGACCGGCCGGACATCCTGATCGCCTGCGTGGGCGACGGGCCGGAGCGGGCCGGACTCGCCGAGCAGGCGGCGCGCGCGGGGTTGACGAACATCGTCTTCCACGGCGCCGTGCCCAAGGCGCGCATGCCCGGGATCGTCAACGCGTGCGACGTGGGGGCGGCCGTGCTGCAGGACAACCCGACCTTCCGCACCGTCTACCCCAACAAGGTGTTCGACTACATGGCCTGCCGGCGGCCGGTGCTGCTGGCCATCGACGGGGTGGCCCGCGAGATGGTGTGCGACCAGGCGCGGGCCGGCGTCTTCGCCCGGCCCGAGGATCCGGCGGCGCTGGCGGCGGCCATCCGCGCCCTGGCCGACGATCCGCAGGCCTGCGCGGCGTACGGCGCCCGGGGCAGCGAGTGGGTGCGCGCGCACGCGTCGCGGCGGGGCGTCGGGGAGCGCTACCTCGAGCTCATGCGGCGACTGGCGGGGACGCCATGA
- a CDS encoding O-antigen ligase family protein: MIGGGRAAGGSAAPFAWRRWATWQTGLAALVLASASFSIAVNQISLGLALLLLLLRGATTRRWPPATPALWPAVALTVWALGMVPLSTDPDQSLVFFRRFFLLTAFWVTLAVATGPRHRWILFGGLACGAVGVAAWGIGSGLVADGGLFRHRFIGTVNAMTNGILMLMAFLVALGFVVRGGGGRRRRALLITVAAVLGLAVLLTQTRSALMGVVAGVGAMVLLARPRRFLVFAAVVAVLTGAVYGSGGRIVPDRLWHRIAPETLLGESSGFATRFEMWRGGWEMVKDRPLTGVGDRDLRALGPRYYGDADTTFHGHLHSNPVMLAAIWGVPGFLLASLYLLVPLLLLVRRWRDEVRGGGADPALAAWLLGGVGVWAGFAVAGLTEWYFGDAEAMVLYLAILGTALGRTAGPAATGAAAGPPAA; this comes from the coding sequence ATGATCGGCGGCGGACGGGCAGCCGGCGGATCGGCCGCGCCCTTCGCGTGGCGCCGCTGGGCCACGTGGCAGACCGGGCTCGCCGCCCTCGTGCTGGCCTCGGCGAGCTTCTCCATCGCCGTCAACCAGATCAGCCTGGGCCTGGCGCTGCTGCTGCTGCTGCTGCGGGGCGCCACCACGCGCCGCTGGCCGCCCGCGACGCCCGCGCTGTGGCCGGCCGTCGCGCTCACGGTGTGGGCCCTGGGCATGGTGCCCCTGTCCACGGATCCCGACCAGTCCCTCGTCTTCTTCCGCCGCTTCTTCCTGCTGACGGCCTTCTGGGTCACCCTCGCCGTGGCGACCGGCCCGCGGCACCGCTGGATCCTCTTCGGCGGTCTCGCGTGCGGCGCCGTGGGGGTGGCGGCGTGGGGCATCGGCAGCGGGCTCGTGGCCGACGGCGGCCTCTTCCGGCACCGCTTCATCGGCACGGTCAACGCCATGACCAACGGCATCCTGATGCTGATGGCCTTCCTGGTCGCCCTGGGCTTCGTGGTGCGGGGCGGCGGCGGCCGGCGCCGGCGGGCCCTGCTGATCACCGTGGCGGCGGTGCTCGGCCTGGCGGTGCTGCTCACCCAGACCCGCAGCGCGCTCATGGGCGTGGTGGCGGGGGTGGGAGCCATGGTGCTGCTGGCGCGCCCGCGTCGCTTCCTGGTCTTCGCGGCCGTCGTCGCGGTGCTGACCGGTGCCGTCTACGGCAGCGGTGGCCGCATCGTGCCCGACCGCCTCTGGCACCGCATCGCGCCCGAGACCCTGCTCGGCGAGAGCAGCGGCTTCGCCACGCGCTTCGAGATGTGGCGGGGCGGCTGGGAGATGGTCAAGGACCGGCCCCTGACCGGCGTCGGCGACCGCGACCTGCGGGCCCTGGGCCCGCGGTACTACGGCGACGCCGACACGACCTTCCACGGCCACCTCCACAGCAACCCGGTGATGCTGGCGGCGATCTGGGGCGTGCCGGGATTCCTGCTCGCCTCGCTGTACCTGCTGGTGCCGCTGCTGCTGCTGGTGCGCCGCTGGCGCGACGAGGTGCGCGGCGGCGGGGCCGATCCCGCCCTGGCCGCCTGGCTGCTGGGCGGCGTGGGGGTGTGGGCCGGCTTCGCGGTCGCCGGCCTGACCGAGTGGTACTTCGGCGACGCCGAGGCCATGGTGCTGTACCTGGCGATCCTGGGCACGGCCCTCGGCCGCACCGCCGGGCCCGCGGCGACCGGGGCCGCCGCAGGGCCCCCGGCCGCCTGA
- the wecB gene encoding UDP-N-acetylglucosamine 2-epimerase (non-hydrolyzing), whose protein sequence is MKIAPIWRAIDARRDRLTPVLIHTGQHYDKNMSDVFFEDLGLPQPDVHLGVGGGTHAQQTAGVMLKFEELCLQRRPDLVLVVGDVNATMATTVVAAKLHIPVAHVEAGLRSRDMGMPEEINRLMTDAVADLLLTPSPDADANLRAEGVAAERIRFVGNIMIDSLVHALDRVRSQGTYEKMGLAKGGYGVVTLHRPSNVDDPDVLRRILDVLVAVPRPLIFPVHPRTRRVIAEHGLDARCGLGQSTLRLIDPLGYDEFMNLVAHAQLILTDSGGIQEETTYLGIPCLTLRPNTERPITVTEGTNELATPDSLPDQVARILAGEWKQGRVPDLWDGHTGPRIIDVIEEFLAGR, encoded by the coding sequence ATGAAGATCGCCCCCATCTGGCGGGCCATCGACGCCCGCCGCGACCGGCTCACGCCGGTCCTGATCCACACGGGCCAGCACTACGACAAGAACATGTCGGACGTCTTCTTCGAGGACCTGGGCCTGCCCCAGCCCGACGTGCACCTGGGCGTCGGCGGCGGCACCCACGCCCAGCAGACGGCCGGCGTGATGCTCAAGTTCGAGGAGCTGTGCCTGCAGCGCCGGCCCGACCTGGTGCTCGTCGTGGGCGACGTGAACGCGACCATGGCCACCACGGTCGTGGCGGCGAAGCTGCACATCCCGGTGGCCCACGTGGAGGCCGGCCTGCGCAGCCGCGACATGGGCATGCCCGAGGAGATCAACCGCCTGATGACCGACGCGGTGGCCGACCTGCTGCTCACCCCGTCGCCCGACGCCGACGCGAACCTGCGCGCCGAGGGCGTCGCCGCCGAGCGCATCCGGTTCGTGGGGAACATCATGATCGACAGCCTGGTGCATGCCCTGGACCGGGTGCGCAGCCAGGGCACCTACGAGAAGATGGGCCTGGCCAAGGGCGGCTACGGCGTGGTCACCCTGCACCGGCCGTCCAACGTCGACGACCCCGACGTGCTGCGCCGCATCCTCGATGTGCTGGTGGCCGTGCCGCGGCCGCTGATCTTCCCGGTGCACCCCCGCACGCGGCGGGTGATCGCCGAACACGGCCTGGACGCGCGCTGCGGGCTCGGCCAGTCGACCCTGCGGCTGATCGACCCCCTCGGCTACGACGAGTTCATGAACCTCGTGGCCCACGCCCAGCTCATCCTCACCGACTCGGGCGGCATCCAGGAGGAGACGACCTACCTCGGCATCCCCTGCCTGACGCTGCGGCCCAACACCGAGCGGCCGATCACCGTCACCGAGGGCACCAACGAGCTGGCCACGCCCGATTCGCTGCCCGACCAGGTGGCGCGCATCCTCGCCGGCGAGTGGAAGCAGGGCCGCGTGCCCGACCTGTGGGACGGCCACACCGGCCCGCGCATCATCGACGTGATCGAGGAGTTCCTGGCCGGGCGCTGA